The following proteins are encoded in a genomic region of Pan troglodytes isolate AG18354 chromosome 2, NHGRI_mPanTro3-v2.0_pri, whole genome shotgun sequence:
- the SEMA3F gene encoding semaphorin-3F isoform X3, whose product MLVAGLLLWASLLTGAWPSFPTQDHLPATPRVRLSFKELKATGTAHFFNFLLNTTDYRILLKDEDHDRMYVGSKDYVLSLDLHDINREPLIIHWAASPQRIEECVLSGKDVNGECGNFVRLIQPWNRTHLYVCGTGAYNPMCTYVNRGRRAQDYIFYLEPERLESGKGKCPYDPKLDTASALINEELYAGVYIDFMGTDAAIFRTLGKQTAMRTDQYNSRWLNDPSFIHAELIPDSAERNDDKLYFFFRERSAEAPQSPAVYARIGRICLNDDGGHCCLVNKWSTFLKARLVCSVPGEDGIETHFDELQDVFVQQTQDVRNPVIYAVFTSSGSVFRGSAVCVYSMADIRMVFNGPFAHKEGPNYQWMPFSGKMPYPRPGTCPGGTFTPSMKSTKDYPDEVINFMRSHPLMYQAVYPLQRRPLVVRTGAPYRLTTIAVDQVDAADGRYEVLFLGTDRGTVQKVIVLPKDDQEMEELMLEEVEVFKDPAPVKTMTISSKRQQLYVASAVGVTHLSLHRCQAYGAACADCCLARDPYCAWDGQACSRYTASSKRRSRRQDVRHGNPIRQCRGFNSNANKNAVESVQYGVAGSAAFLECQPRSPQATVKWLFQRDPGDRRREIRAEDRFLRTEQGLLLRALQLSDRGLYSCTATENNFKHVVTRVQLHVLGRDAVHAALFPPLSVSAPPPPGAGPPTPPYQELAQLLAQPEVGLIHQYCQGYWRHVPPSPREAPGAPRSPEPQDQKKPRNRRHHPPDT is encoded by the exons AGCTGAAGGCCACAGGCACCGCCCACTTCTTCAACTTCCTGCTCAACACAACCGACTACCGAATCTTGCTCAAGGACGAGGACCACGACCGCATGTACGTGGGCAGCAAGGACTACGTGCTGTCCCTGGACCTGCACGACATCAACCGCGAGCCCCTCATT ATACACTGGGCAGCCTCCCCACAGCGCATCGAGGAATGCGTGCTCTCAGGCAAGGATGTCAAC GGCGAGTGTGGGAACTTCGTCAGGCTCATCCAGCCCTGGAACCGAACACACCTGTATGTGTGCGGGACAGGTGCCTACAACCCCATGTGCACCTATGTGAACCGCGGACGCCGCGCCCAG GATTACATCTTCTACCTGGAGCCTGAGCGACTCGAGTCAGGGAAGGGCAAGTGTCCGTACGATCCCAAGCTGGACACAGCATCGGCCCTCATCA ATGAGGAGCTCTATGCTGGTGTGTACATCGATTTTATGGGCACTGATGCAGCCATCTTCCGCACACTTGGAAAGCAGACAGCCATGCGCACGGATCAGTACAACTCCCGGTGGCTGAACG ACCCGTCGTTCATCCATGCTGAGCTCATTCCTGACAGCGCGGAGCGCAATGATGATAAGCTTTACTTCTTCTTCCGTGAGCGGTCGGCAGAGGCGCCGCAGAGCCCCGCGGTGTACGCCCGCATCGGGCGCATTTGCCTG AACGATGACGGTGGTCACTGTTGCCTGGTCAACAAGTGGAGCACATTCCTGAAGGCGCGGCTCGTCTGCTCTGTCCCGGGCGAGGATGGCATTGAGACTCACTTTGATGAGCTCC agGACGTGTTTGTCCAGCAGACCCAGGACGTGAGGAACCCTGTCATTTACGCTGTCTTTACCTCCTCTGG CTCCGTGTTCCGAGGCTCTGCCGTGTGTGTCTACTCCATGGCTGATATTCGCATGGTCTTCAACGGGCCCTTTGCCCACAAAGAGGGGCCCAACTACCAGTGGATGCCCTTCTCAGGGAAGATGCCCTACCCACGGCCGGGCACG TGCCCTGGTGGAACCTTCACGCCATCTATGAAGTCCACCAAGGATTATCCTGATGAGGTGATCAACTTCATGCGCAGCCACCCACTCATGTACCAGGCCGTGTACCCTCTGCAGCGGCGGCCCCTGGTAGTCCGCACAGGTGCTCCCTACCGCCTCACCACTATTGCCGTGGACCAGGTGGATGCAGCCGATGGGCGCTATGAGGTGCTTTTCCTGGGCACAG ACCGCGGGACAGTGCAGAAGGTCATTGTGCTGCCCAAGGATGACCAGGAGATGGAGGAGCTCatgctggaggaggtggaggtctTCAAG GATCCAGCACCCGTCAAGACCATGACCATCTCTTCTAAGAGG CAACAACTCTACGTGGCGTCAGCCGTGGGTGTCACACACCTGAGCCTGCACCGCTGCCAGGCGTATGGGGCTGCCTGTGCTGACTGCTGCCTTGCCCGGGACCCTTACTGTGCCTGGGATGGCCAGGCCTGCTCCCGCTATACAGCATCCTCCAAGAG GCGGAGCCGCCGGCAGGACGTCCGGCACGGAAACCCCATCAGGCAGTGCCGTGGGTTCAACTCCAATG CCAACAAGAATGCCGTGGAGTCTGTGCAGTATGGCGTGGCCGGCAGCGCAGCCTTCCTTGAGTGCCAGCCCCGCTCGCCCCAAGCCACTGTTAAGTGGCTGTTCCAGCGAGATCCTGGTGACCGGCGCCGAGAG ATTCGTGCAGAGGACCGCTTCCTGCGCACAGAGCAGGGCTTGTTGCTCCGTGCACTGCAGCTCAGCGATCGTGGCCTCTACTCCTGCACAGCCACTGAGAATAACTTTAAGCACGTCGTCACACGAGTGCAGCTGCATGTACTGGGCCGGGACGCCGTCCATGCTGCCCTCTTCCCACCACTGTCCGTGAGCGCCCCGCCACCCCCAGGCGCAGGCCCCCCAACGCCTCCTTACCAGGAGTTAGCCCAGCTGCTGGCCCAGCCAGAAGTGGGCCTCATCCACCAGTACTGCCAGGGTTACTGGCGCCATGTGCCCCCCAGCCCCAGGGAGGCTCCAGGGGCACCCCGGTCTCCTGAGCCCCAGGACCAGAAAAAGCCCCGGAACCGCCGGCACCACCCTCCGGACACATGA
- the SEMA3F gene encoding semaphorin-3F isoform X1, translating to MLVAGLLLWASLLTGAWPSFPTQDHLPATPRVRLSFKELKATGTAHFFNFLLNTTDYRILLKDEDHDRMYVGSKDYVLSLDLHDINREPLIIHWAASPQRIEECVLSGKDVNGECGNFVRLIQPWNRTHLYVCGTGAYNPMCTYVNRGRRAQATPWTQTQAVRGRGSRATDGALRPTPTAPRQDYIFYLEPERLESGKGKCPYDPKLDTASALINEELYAGVYIDFMGTDAAIFRTLGKQTAMRTDQYNSRWLNDPSFIHAELIPDSAERNDDKLYFFFRERSAEAPQSPAVYARIGRICLNDDGGHCCLVNKWSTFLKARLVCSVPGEDGIETHFDELQDVFVQQTQDVRNPVIYAVFTSSGSVFRGSAVCVYSMADIRMVFNGPFAHKEGPNYQWMPFSGKMPYPRPGTCPGGTFTPSMKSTKDYPDEVINFMRSHPLMYQAVYPLQRRPLVVRTGAPYRLTTIAVDQVDAADGRYEVLFLGTDRGTVQKVIVLPKDDQEMEELMLEEVEVFKDPAPVKTMTISSKRQQLYVASAVGVTHLSLHRCQAYGAACADCCLARDPYCAWDGQACSRYTASSKRRSRRQDVRHGNPIRQCRGFNSNANKNAVESVQYGVAGSAAFLECQPRSPQATVKWLFQRDPGDRRREIRAEDRFLRTEQGLLLRALQLSDRGLYSCTATENNFKHVVTRVQLHVLGRDAVHAALFPPLSVSAPPPPGAGPPTPPYQELAQLLAQPEVGLIHQYCQGYWRHVPPSPREAPGAPRSPEPQDQKKPRNRRHHPPDT from the exons AGCTGAAGGCCACAGGCACCGCCCACTTCTTCAACTTCCTGCTCAACACAACCGACTACCGAATCTTGCTCAAGGACGAGGACCACGACCGCATGTACGTGGGCAGCAAGGACTACGTGCTGTCCCTGGACCTGCACGACATCAACCGCGAGCCCCTCATT ATACACTGGGCAGCCTCCCCACAGCGCATCGAGGAATGCGTGCTCTCAGGCAAGGATGTCAAC GGCGAGTGTGGGAACTTCGTCAGGCTCATCCAGCCCTGGAACCGAACACACCTGTATGTGTGCGGGACAGGTGCCTACAACCCCATGTGCACCTATGTGAACCGCGGACGCCGCGCCCAG GCCACACCATGGACCCAGACTCAGGCGGTCAGAGGCCGCGGCAGCAGAGCCACGGATGGTGCCCTCCGCCCGACGCCCACAGCCCCACGCCAG GATTACATCTTCTACCTGGAGCCTGAGCGACTCGAGTCAGGGAAGGGCAAGTGTCCGTACGATCCCAAGCTGGACACAGCATCGGCCCTCATCA ATGAGGAGCTCTATGCTGGTGTGTACATCGATTTTATGGGCACTGATGCAGCCATCTTCCGCACACTTGGAAAGCAGACAGCCATGCGCACGGATCAGTACAACTCCCGGTGGCTGAACG ACCCGTCGTTCATCCATGCTGAGCTCATTCCTGACAGCGCGGAGCGCAATGATGATAAGCTTTACTTCTTCTTCCGTGAGCGGTCGGCAGAGGCGCCGCAGAGCCCCGCGGTGTACGCCCGCATCGGGCGCATTTGCCTG AACGATGACGGTGGTCACTGTTGCCTGGTCAACAAGTGGAGCACATTCCTGAAGGCGCGGCTCGTCTGCTCTGTCCCGGGCGAGGATGGCATTGAGACTCACTTTGATGAGCTCC agGACGTGTTTGTCCAGCAGACCCAGGACGTGAGGAACCCTGTCATTTACGCTGTCTTTACCTCCTCTGG CTCCGTGTTCCGAGGCTCTGCCGTGTGTGTCTACTCCATGGCTGATATTCGCATGGTCTTCAACGGGCCCTTTGCCCACAAAGAGGGGCCCAACTACCAGTGGATGCCCTTCTCAGGGAAGATGCCCTACCCACGGCCGGGCACG TGCCCTGGTGGAACCTTCACGCCATCTATGAAGTCCACCAAGGATTATCCTGATGAGGTGATCAACTTCATGCGCAGCCACCCACTCATGTACCAGGCCGTGTACCCTCTGCAGCGGCGGCCCCTGGTAGTCCGCACAGGTGCTCCCTACCGCCTCACCACTATTGCCGTGGACCAGGTGGATGCAGCCGATGGGCGCTATGAGGTGCTTTTCCTGGGCACAG ACCGCGGGACAGTGCAGAAGGTCATTGTGCTGCCCAAGGATGACCAGGAGATGGAGGAGCTCatgctggaggaggtggaggtctTCAAG GATCCAGCACCCGTCAAGACCATGACCATCTCTTCTAAGAGG CAACAACTCTACGTGGCGTCAGCCGTGGGTGTCACACACCTGAGCCTGCACCGCTGCCAGGCGTATGGGGCTGCCTGTGCTGACTGCTGCCTTGCCCGGGACCCTTACTGTGCCTGGGATGGCCAGGCCTGCTCCCGCTATACAGCATCCTCCAAGAG GCGGAGCCGCCGGCAGGACGTCCGGCACGGAAACCCCATCAGGCAGTGCCGTGGGTTCAACTCCAATG CCAACAAGAATGCCGTGGAGTCTGTGCAGTATGGCGTGGCCGGCAGCGCAGCCTTCCTTGAGTGCCAGCCCCGCTCGCCCCAAGCCACTGTTAAGTGGCTGTTCCAGCGAGATCCTGGTGACCGGCGCCGAGAG ATTCGTGCAGAGGACCGCTTCCTGCGCACAGAGCAGGGCTTGTTGCTCCGTGCACTGCAGCTCAGCGATCGTGGCCTCTACTCCTGCACAGCCACTGAGAATAACTTTAAGCACGTCGTCACACGAGTGCAGCTGCATGTACTGGGCCGGGACGCCGTCCATGCTGCCCTCTTCCCACCACTGTCCGTGAGCGCCCCGCCACCCCCAGGCGCAGGCCCCCCAACGCCTCCTTACCAGGAGTTAGCCCAGCTGCTGGCCCAGCCAGAAGTGGGCCTCATCCACCAGTACTGCCAGGGTTACTGGCGCCATGTGCCCCCCAGCCCCAGGGAGGCTCCAGGGGCACCCCGGTCTCCTGAGCCCCAGGACCAGAAAAAGCCCCGGAACCGCCGGCACCACCCTCCGGACACATGA
- the SEMA3F gene encoding semaphorin-3F isoform X4, whose amino-acid sequence MYVGSKDYVLSLDLHDINREPLIIHWAASPQRIEECVLSGKDVNGECGNFVRLIQPWNRTHLYVCGTGAYNPMCTYVNRGRRAQDYIFYLEPERLESGKGKCPYDPKLDTASALINEELYAGVYIDFMGTDAAIFRTLGKQTAMRTDQYNSRWLNDPSFIHAELIPDSAERNDDKLYFFFRERSAEAPQSPAVYARIGRICLNDDGGHCCLVNKWSTFLKARLVCSVPGEDGIETHFDELQDVFVQQTQDVRNPVIYAVFTSSGSVFRGSAVCVYSMADIRMVFNGPFAHKEGPNYQWMPFSGKMPYPRPGTCPGGTFTPSMKSTKDYPDEVINFMRSHPLMYQAVYPLQRRPLVVRTGAPYRLTTIAVDQVDAADGRYEVLFLGTDRGTVQKVIVLPKDDQEMEELMLEEVEVFKDPAPVKTMTISSKRQQLYVASAVGVTHLSLHRCQAYGAACADCCLARDPYCAWDGQACSRYTASSKRRSRRQDVRHGNPIRQCRGFNSNANKNAVESVQYGVAGSAAFLECQPRSPQATVKWLFQRDPGDRRREIRAEDRFLRTEQGLLLRALQLSDRGLYSCTATENNFKHVVTRVQLHVLGRDAVHAALFPPLSVSAPPPPGAGPPTPPYQELAQLLAQPEVGLIHQYCQGYWRHVPPSPREAPGAPRSPEPQDQKKPRNRRHHPPDT is encoded by the exons ATGTACGTGGGCAGCAAGGACTACGTGCTGTCCCTGGACCTGCACGACATCAACCGCGAGCCCCTCATT ATACACTGGGCAGCCTCCCCACAGCGCATCGAGGAATGCGTGCTCTCAGGCAAGGATGTCAAC GGCGAGTGTGGGAACTTCGTCAGGCTCATCCAGCCCTGGAACCGAACACACCTGTATGTGTGCGGGACAGGTGCCTACAACCCCATGTGCACCTATGTGAACCGCGGACGCCGCGCCCAG GATTACATCTTCTACCTGGAGCCTGAGCGACTCGAGTCAGGGAAGGGCAAGTGTCCGTACGATCCCAAGCTGGACACAGCATCGGCCCTCATCA ATGAGGAGCTCTATGCTGGTGTGTACATCGATTTTATGGGCACTGATGCAGCCATCTTCCGCACACTTGGAAAGCAGACAGCCATGCGCACGGATCAGTACAACTCCCGGTGGCTGAACG ACCCGTCGTTCATCCATGCTGAGCTCATTCCTGACAGCGCGGAGCGCAATGATGATAAGCTTTACTTCTTCTTCCGTGAGCGGTCGGCAGAGGCGCCGCAGAGCCCCGCGGTGTACGCCCGCATCGGGCGCATTTGCCTG AACGATGACGGTGGTCACTGTTGCCTGGTCAACAAGTGGAGCACATTCCTGAAGGCGCGGCTCGTCTGCTCTGTCCCGGGCGAGGATGGCATTGAGACTCACTTTGATGAGCTCC agGACGTGTTTGTCCAGCAGACCCAGGACGTGAGGAACCCTGTCATTTACGCTGTCTTTACCTCCTCTGG CTCCGTGTTCCGAGGCTCTGCCGTGTGTGTCTACTCCATGGCTGATATTCGCATGGTCTTCAACGGGCCCTTTGCCCACAAAGAGGGGCCCAACTACCAGTGGATGCCCTTCTCAGGGAAGATGCCCTACCCACGGCCGGGCACG TGCCCTGGTGGAACCTTCACGCCATCTATGAAGTCCACCAAGGATTATCCTGATGAGGTGATCAACTTCATGCGCAGCCACCCACTCATGTACCAGGCCGTGTACCCTCTGCAGCGGCGGCCCCTGGTAGTCCGCACAGGTGCTCCCTACCGCCTCACCACTATTGCCGTGGACCAGGTGGATGCAGCCGATGGGCGCTATGAGGTGCTTTTCCTGGGCACAG ACCGCGGGACAGTGCAGAAGGTCATTGTGCTGCCCAAGGATGACCAGGAGATGGAGGAGCTCatgctggaggaggtggaggtctTCAAG GATCCAGCACCCGTCAAGACCATGACCATCTCTTCTAAGAGG CAACAACTCTACGTGGCGTCAGCCGTGGGTGTCACACACCTGAGCCTGCACCGCTGCCAGGCGTATGGGGCTGCCTGTGCTGACTGCTGCCTTGCCCGGGACCCTTACTGTGCCTGGGATGGCCAGGCCTGCTCCCGCTATACAGCATCCTCCAAGAG GCGGAGCCGCCGGCAGGACGTCCGGCACGGAAACCCCATCAGGCAGTGCCGTGGGTTCAACTCCAATG CCAACAAGAATGCCGTGGAGTCTGTGCAGTATGGCGTGGCCGGCAGCGCAGCCTTCCTTGAGTGCCAGCCCCGCTCGCCCCAAGCCACTGTTAAGTGGCTGTTCCAGCGAGATCCTGGTGACCGGCGCCGAGAG ATTCGTGCAGAGGACCGCTTCCTGCGCACAGAGCAGGGCTTGTTGCTCCGTGCACTGCAGCTCAGCGATCGTGGCCTCTACTCCTGCACAGCCACTGAGAATAACTTTAAGCACGTCGTCACACGAGTGCAGCTGCATGTACTGGGCCGGGACGCCGTCCATGCTGCCCTCTTCCCACCACTGTCCGTGAGCGCCCCGCCACCCCCAGGCGCAGGCCCCCCAACGCCTCCTTACCAGGAGTTAGCCCAGCTGCTGGCCCAGCCAGAAGTGGGCCTCATCCACCAGTACTGCCAGGGTTACTGGCGCCATGTGCCCCCCAGCCCCAGGGAGGCTCCAGGGGCACCCCGGTCTCCTGAGCCCCAGGACCAGAAAAAGCCCCGGAACCGCCGGCACCACCCTCCGGACACATGA
- the SEMA3F gene encoding semaphorin-3F isoform X2, translating to MGREELICLGWKAPPFPGPQEELKATGTAHFFNFLLNTTDYRILLKDEDHDRMYVGSKDYVLSLDLHDINREPLIIHWAASPQRIEECVLSGKDVNGECGNFVRLIQPWNRTHLYVCGTGAYNPMCTYVNRGRRAQATPWTQTQAVRGRGSRATDGALRPTPTAPRQDYIFYLEPERLESGKGKCPYDPKLDTASALINEELYAGVYIDFMGTDAAIFRTLGKQTAMRTDQYNSRWLNDPSFIHAELIPDSAERNDDKLYFFFRERSAEAPQSPAVYARIGRICLNDDGGHCCLVNKWSTFLKARLVCSVPGEDGIETHFDELQDVFVQQTQDVRNPVIYAVFTSSGSVFRGSAVCVYSMADIRMVFNGPFAHKEGPNYQWMPFSGKMPYPRPGTCPGGTFTPSMKSTKDYPDEVINFMRSHPLMYQAVYPLQRRPLVVRTGAPYRLTTIAVDQVDAADGRYEVLFLGTDRGTVQKVIVLPKDDQEMEELMLEEVEVFKDPAPVKTMTISSKRQQLYVASAVGVTHLSLHRCQAYGAACADCCLARDPYCAWDGQACSRYTASSKRRSRRQDVRHGNPIRQCRGFNSNANKNAVESVQYGVAGSAAFLECQPRSPQATVKWLFQRDPGDRRREIRAEDRFLRTEQGLLLRALQLSDRGLYSCTATENNFKHVVTRVQLHVLGRDAVHAALFPPLSVSAPPPPGAGPPTPPYQELAQLLAQPEVGLIHQYCQGYWRHVPPSPREAPGAPRSPEPQDQKKPRNRRHHPPDT from the exons AGCTGAAGGCCACAGGCACCGCCCACTTCTTCAACTTCCTGCTCAACACAACCGACTACCGAATCTTGCTCAAGGACGAGGACCACGACCGCATGTACGTGGGCAGCAAGGACTACGTGCTGTCCCTGGACCTGCACGACATCAACCGCGAGCCCCTCATT ATACACTGGGCAGCCTCCCCACAGCGCATCGAGGAATGCGTGCTCTCAGGCAAGGATGTCAAC GGCGAGTGTGGGAACTTCGTCAGGCTCATCCAGCCCTGGAACCGAACACACCTGTATGTGTGCGGGACAGGTGCCTACAACCCCATGTGCACCTATGTGAACCGCGGACGCCGCGCCCAG GCCACACCATGGACCCAGACTCAGGCGGTCAGAGGCCGCGGCAGCAGAGCCACGGATGGTGCCCTCCGCCCGACGCCCACAGCCCCACGCCAG GATTACATCTTCTACCTGGAGCCTGAGCGACTCGAGTCAGGGAAGGGCAAGTGTCCGTACGATCCCAAGCTGGACACAGCATCGGCCCTCATCA ATGAGGAGCTCTATGCTGGTGTGTACATCGATTTTATGGGCACTGATGCAGCCATCTTCCGCACACTTGGAAAGCAGACAGCCATGCGCACGGATCAGTACAACTCCCGGTGGCTGAACG ACCCGTCGTTCATCCATGCTGAGCTCATTCCTGACAGCGCGGAGCGCAATGATGATAAGCTTTACTTCTTCTTCCGTGAGCGGTCGGCAGAGGCGCCGCAGAGCCCCGCGGTGTACGCCCGCATCGGGCGCATTTGCCTG AACGATGACGGTGGTCACTGTTGCCTGGTCAACAAGTGGAGCACATTCCTGAAGGCGCGGCTCGTCTGCTCTGTCCCGGGCGAGGATGGCATTGAGACTCACTTTGATGAGCTCC agGACGTGTTTGTCCAGCAGACCCAGGACGTGAGGAACCCTGTCATTTACGCTGTCTTTACCTCCTCTGG CTCCGTGTTCCGAGGCTCTGCCGTGTGTGTCTACTCCATGGCTGATATTCGCATGGTCTTCAACGGGCCCTTTGCCCACAAAGAGGGGCCCAACTACCAGTGGATGCCCTTCTCAGGGAAGATGCCCTACCCACGGCCGGGCACG TGCCCTGGTGGAACCTTCACGCCATCTATGAAGTCCACCAAGGATTATCCTGATGAGGTGATCAACTTCATGCGCAGCCACCCACTCATGTACCAGGCCGTGTACCCTCTGCAGCGGCGGCCCCTGGTAGTCCGCACAGGTGCTCCCTACCGCCTCACCACTATTGCCGTGGACCAGGTGGATGCAGCCGATGGGCGCTATGAGGTGCTTTTCCTGGGCACAG ACCGCGGGACAGTGCAGAAGGTCATTGTGCTGCCCAAGGATGACCAGGAGATGGAGGAGCTCatgctggaggaggtggaggtctTCAAG GATCCAGCACCCGTCAAGACCATGACCATCTCTTCTAAGAGG CAACAACTCTACGTGGCGTCAGCCGTGGGTGTCACACACCTGAGCCTGCACCGCTGCCAGGCGTATGGGGCTGCCTGTGCTGACTGCTGCCTTGCCCGGGACCCTTACTGTGCCTGGGATGGCCAGGCCTGCTCCCGCTATACAGCATCCTCCAAGAG GCGGAGCCGCCGGCAGGACGTCCGGCACGGAAACCCCATCAGGCAGTGCCGTGGGTTCAACTCCAATG CCAACAAGAATGCCGTGGAGTCTGTGCAGTATGGCGTGGCCGGCAGCGCAGCCTTCCTTGAGTGCCAGCCCCGCTCGCCCCAAGCCACTGTTAAGTGGCTGTTCCAGCGAGATCCTGGTGACCGGCGCCGAGAG ATTCGTGCAGAGGACCGCTTCCTGCGCACAGAGCAGGGCTTGTTGCTCCGTGCACTGCAGCTCAGCGATCGTGGCCTCTACTCCTGCACAGCCACTGAGAATAACTTTAAGCACGTCGTCACACGAGTGCAGCTGCATGTACTGGGCCGGGACGCCGTCCATGCTGCCCTCTTCCCACCACTGTCCGTGAGCGCCCCGCCACCCCCAGGCGCAGGCCCCCCAACGCCTCCTTACCAGGAGTTAGCCCAGCTGCTGGCCCAGCCAGAAGTGGGCCTCATCCACCAGTACTGCCAGGGTTACTGGCGCCATGTGCCCCCCAGCCCCAGGGAGGCTCCAGGGGCACCCCGGTCTCCTGAGCCCCAGGACCAGAAAAAGCCCCGGAACCGCCGGCACCACCCTCCGGACACATGA